A stretch of the Nicotiana tabacum cultivar K326 chromosome 6, ASM71507v2, whole genome shotgun sequence genome encodes the following:
- the LOC107789352 gene encoding NAC domain-containing protein 100-like, giving the protein MMMENFSGVVKEDDQQQQMELPPGFRFHPTDEELITHYLSKKVVDIDFTAIAIGEVDMNKVEPWELPWKAKIGEKEWYFFCVRDKKYPTGLRTNRATAAGYWKATGKDKEIFTGKSLVGMKKTLVFYKGRAPKGEKTNWVTHEYRLEGRLSLHNLPKTAKNDWVICRVFQKTTGGKKIHISGLMQSNSTGNEMGNSLLPPLTDSSPSHVHCFSNFLTAQKSEENMINYFDTSANFAPLSNPIDIFPRNSLPNTISWNQTVPFPQPGSFPVQDPVSLRNLLENYGQNMQQSFKKEKDMVSVSQETGLSTDMNTEITSSVVQQDLDCLWTY; this is encoded by the exons ATGATGATGGAGAATTTTTCTGGAGTTGTTAAGGAGGATGATCAACAGCAGCAGATGGAGCTTCCTCCTGGATTTCGCTTTCATCCAACTGATGAAGAGTTAATTACTCATTATTTGTCTAAGAAAGTTGTGGATATTGATTTCACTGCTATTGCTATTGGAGAAGTTGATATGAACAAAGTTGAACCTTGGGAGCTGCCAT GGAAGgcaaaaattggggaaaaagagtGGTATTTTTTTTGTGTGAGAGACAAGAAGTACCCAACTGGTCTCAGGACAAACAGAGCAACTGCTGCTGGTTATTGGAAAGCCACAGGTAAAGACAAGGAGATTTTTACAGGAAAATCTCTTGTTGGTATGAAGAAAACTCTTGTTTTTTACAAAGGGAGAGCTCCAAAAGGTGAGAAGACAAATTGGGTTACTCATGAGTACAGGTTAGAAGGAAGATTATCACTTCACAACCTTCCCAAGACAGCAAAG AATGACTGGGTCATATGTAGAGTATTTCAAAAGACAACTGGTGGAAAGAAAATTCATATTTCAGGGCTTATGCAATCAAACTCTACAGGAAATGAAATGGGAAATTCCCTTTTGCCACCATTGACAGATTCATCACCCAGTCACGTGCACTGCTTCTCCAATTTCCTTACTGCTCAAAAAAGTGAAGAAAACATGATCAATTATTTCGACACTTCTGCTAATTTCGCTCCTCTCTCGAATCCTATAGACATTTTCCCCAGAAATTCTCTCCCAAATACAATTTCCTGGAACCAAACAGTCCCTTTTCCTCAACCAGGTTCATTTCCTGTACAAGATCCTGTAAGTCTTAGGAATTTGCTTGAGAATTATGGGCAAAACATGCAGCAAAGTTTCAAAAAGGAGAAGGATATGGTCAGTGTATCACAAGAAACAGGTCTAAGTACAGATATGAACACTGAAATTACATCATCTGTTGTTCAACAGGATCTTGATTGCCTCTGGACTTACTGA